A window of the Mucilaginibacter sp. cycad4 genome harbors these coding sequences:
- a CDS encoding c-type cytochrome, which yields MKKVFVILCISAAFAACGGNSSKNTGGSDSTNSANQTAKAANSDADTVVAKTGTESAGGSAGSATGEKLMASLDCSTCHKVDTKVIGPAFQDIAKKYDASQANIDMLAKKIISGGSGNWGNIAMTPHPSLPESDAKEIVQYILSLKK from the coding sequence ATGAAAAAAGTATTCGTTATTCTTTGTATCAGTGCAGCGTTTGCTGCCTGTGGCGGAAATTCATCAAAAAACACCGGCGGCAGCGACAGTACCAATAGCGCAAACCAGACAGCAAAGGCTGCCAATTCTGATGCCGATACTGTAGTGGCAAAAACAGGTACCGAATCGGCAGGTGGTTCTGCAGGTTCAGCAACCGGCGAAAAATTAATGGCATCGTTAGATTGCAGCACCTGCCATAAAGTTGATACCAAAGTTATCGGCCCTGCATTCCAGGATATCGCAAAAAAATATGATGCTTCACAGGCTAATATCGATATGCTTGCCAAAAAGATCATCAGCGGCGGCAGCGGTAACTGGGGCAACATAGCCATGACCCCGCACCCTTCATTGCCCGAAAGCGATGCCAAAGAAATTGTACAGTACATTTTATCATTAAAAAAATAA
- a CDS encoding MFS transporter: protein MQTINRTQLFRASCLSLLVTSLSFGIRAGILNDQGVRFHLNASQLGTIAATAFWGFPLAIIVGGFIVDIIGMKKLLVSAFVFHLVGILLTIFANGYWTLFLSTLMIGIANGTVEASCNPLVASLYTDNKTTKLNHFHLWFPAGIVIGTLIVFGLDTALAHGVSPKPYWISQVEIALMLIPTIAYGYLFSKLDFPVTERVSAGVSTEDMYKALINPLFLFMIICMFGTAITELFTNQWTDVLFKTVTDNAILILTFVASVQVLGRAFASPIVHRLAPQGVLLISAILSALGIYLMVHLHGDAIYFAAVVFGLGVAFFWPCMIGFVAENLPRTGAVGLNLMGGAGMFGVSIYMIFMGGFYDKIMASKLPAGASLDAYRSAPAGSDMAKAFDAARSAAGPEVLNTTLIIPVVLIVAFIGLVIYMRSRKKTASLGAISV from the coding sequence ATGCAAACTATTAACCGTACACAGCTATTCAGGGCAAGCTGCCTGTCGTTGCTGGTAACTTCATTGTCATTCGGTATCCGTGCCGGGATTTTGAACGACCAGGGCGTAAGATTCCATTTGAATGCTTCGCAACTGGGCACCATTGCAGCAACCGCTTTCTGGGGCTTTCCGCTGGCTATCATTGTAGGCGGCTTTATTGTTGATATCATCGGTATGAAAAAGCTCCTGGTATCAGCCTTCGTATTTCACCTGGTGGGGATCCTGCTTACCATTTTTGCCAATGGCTACTGGACGCTGTTCCTTTCTACCTTAATGATCGGTATCGCTAATGGTACGGTTGAGGCATCCTGCAACCCGCTTGTAGCTTCGCTGTATACAGATAATAAAACAACCAAGCTTAACCACTTTCACCTTTGGTTTCCGGCGGGTATTGTAATAGGTACTTTAATAGTATTCGGGCTGGATACAGCACTGGCCCACGGCGTATCACCAAAGCCATACTGGATCTCGCAGGTTGAAATAGCTTTAATGCTAATCCCAACCATTGCTTATGGCTACCTGTTCTCTAAATTGGATTTTCCGGTTACCGAGCGTGTATCCGCTGGTGTAAGTACCGAGGATATGTATAAAGCATTGATCAACCCGTTGTTCCTGTTCATGATCATTTGTATGTTCGGCACAGCTATTACAGAACTGTTCACCAACCAGTGGACTGATGTTTTATTCAAAACAGTTACGGACAACGCCATCCTTATTTTAACTTTTGTAGCCTCGGTACAGGTGTTGGGCCGTGCATTTGCAAGCCCGATCGTACACCGTTTGGCTCCGCAGGGGGTATTGTTAATCTCGGCTATTTTATCTGCACTGGGCATTTATTTGATGGTACACCTGCATGGCGATGCTATCTATTTTGCAGCAGTAGTTTTTGGTTTGGGGGTAGCTTTCTTCTGGCCATGTATGATAGGCTTTGTGGCCGAAAACCTGCCGCGTACAGGTGCCGTAGGTTTAAACCTGATGGGTGGTGCCGGTATGTTCGGGGTATCTATTTATATGATATTCATGGGCGGTTTTTACGATAAAATCATGGCTTCAAAATTACCGGCGGGTGCCAGTCTGGACGCTTACCGTTCGGCACCGGCGGGCTCGGATATGGCCAAGGCCTTTGACGCTGCACGGTCGGCAGCAGGCCCCGAAGTATTAAACACCACCCTGATTATCCCGGTTGTATTAATCGTTGCATTTATAGGATTGGTAATTTACATGCGTTCACGTAAAAAAACCGCTTCATTAGGCGCTATATCGGTTTAA
- a CDS encoding sugar phosphate isomerase/epimerase, translating to MTTIKGPAIFIAQFIGDAAPFNSLESICQWAAGLGYKGVQLPTNDTRFIDLQKAAESKTYADEIKGIVNAAGLEITELSTHLQGQLVAVNPVYDALFDGFAPEHLRGNPAERQKWAVQQLKYAAQASKNLGLNASVTFSGALLWPMVYPWPQRPAGIVETAFGELAKRWTPILDVYEDNGIDLCYEIHPGEDLHDGITYEMFLDHVKGHKRANLLYDPSHFVLQCLDYLEYIDLYHERIKMFHVKDAEFNPTGRQGVYGGYQNWVNRAGRFRSLGDGQVDFKSIFSKLTQYDFKGWAVLEWECALKHPEDGAREGAQFIKDHIIRVTERAFDDFAASGSDDAFNRKTLGI from the coding sequence ATGACCACTATAAAAGGACCTGCCATATTTATAGCACAGTTTATAGGAGACGCGGCACCATTCAACAGCCTGGAATCTATTTGTCAGTGGGCAGCAGGCTTGGGCTACAAAGGTGTACAACTGCCAACAAATGATACCCGTTTTATCGATCTGCAAAAGGCTGCTGAAAGCAAAACTTATGCAGACGAAATTAAAGGGATAGTGAATGCTGCCGGTTTAGAAATTACCGAGCTTTCAACTCACCTGCAAGGTCAGTTGGTTGCTGTAAACCCGGTTTATGATGCACTGTTTGATGGCTTTGCGCCCGAGCATTTGCGCGGTAACCCGGCCGAAAGGCAAAAATGGGCTGTACAGCAACTGAAATATGCGGCTCAGGCTTCAAAAAATTTAGGTTTAAATGCATCGGTTACCTTTAGCGGTGCGCTGCTTTGGCCTATGGTTTACCCATGGCCTCAACGCCCTGCCGGTATTGTTGAAACTGCTTTTGGCGAACTGGCTAAACGCTGGACACCGATCCTGGATGTTTACGAAGATAACGGTATCGACCTATGCTACGAGATCCACCCGGGCGAAGACCTGCATGACGGTATCACTTACGAGATGTTCCTTGATCATGTAAAAGGGCACAAACGTGCCAATTTGCTTTATGATCCGTCGCATTTTGTATTGCAGTGCCTGGATTATTTAGAATATATCGATCTGTATCACGAACGTATTAAAATGTTCCACGTTAAAGATGCTGAGTTTAATCCAACAGGTCGCCAGGGTGTTTATGGTGGTTACCAGAACTGGGTTAACCGTGCCGGCCGCTTCCGCTCATTGGGTGATGGACAGGTTGATTTTAAATCGATATTTAGTAAATTAACGCAATATGACTTCAAAGGATGGGCCGTGCTTGAATGGGAATGCGCACTCAAACATCCGGAAGACGGTGCAAGAGAAGGCGCTCAATTCATTAAAGATCATATTATCCGTGTAACCGAACGTGCTTTTGATGATTTTGCCGCATCAGGTTCTGATGACGCTTTCAACAGAAAAACGTTGGGAATATAA
- a CDS encoding Gfo/Idh/MocA family oxidoreductase, with amino-acid sequence MKLRLGMIGGGQGAFIGAVHRIAARIDGEYELVCGAFSSNAEKSQASGLLLGLPASRSYSSYQELIEKEKQLPENERVQVISIVTPNHVHFAPTKMALENGFHVVLDKPMTFSLEEAKELEKVVNASGKLFCLTHTYTGYPMVKEAKQLIKAGAIGTVRKVYVEYPQGWLSSFLEGEDNKQASWRTDPGKSGIAGAMGDIGTHAFNLAEYVTGLQVTKICADINIVVEGRKLDDDGAALLKFNNGASGVLTATQIAAGEENNVKIRVYGEKGGLEWHQSDANSLTVMYTDKPAETWRTGGGYTSSFAQHNTRTPAGHPEGYLEAFANLYRNFALTVKAGLEGKEATPEELDFPGIEEGIRGMAFIENVIASGKSDTKWTNFTI; translated from the coding sequence ATGAAATTAAGATTAGGAATGATAGGCGGCGGACAAGGTGCCTTTATCGGTGCCGTACATCGCATAGCTGCCCGCATTGATGGCGAATATGAACTGGTTTGCGGCGCATTCAGCAGTAATGCCGAAAAATCACAGGCCAGCGGCCTTTTGCTTGGCCTGCCGGCAAGCCGCTCATACAGCTCATACCAGGAACTGATTGAAAAAGAAAAACAACTGCCCGAAAATGAGCGTGTGCAGGTGATCAGCATTGTAACGCCTAACCATGTGCATTTTGCCCCAACCAAAATGGCGCTTGAAAACGGCTTTCACGTGGTGCTTGATAAACCTATGACCTTTTCGCTTGAGGAAGCCAAAGAGCTGGAAAAAGTGGTTAATGCATCGGGTAAACTGTTTTGCCTTACACATACCTACACCGGCTACCCAATGGTTAAGGAAGCTAAGCAACTGATCAAAGCAGGTGCTATAGGTACAGTACGGAAAGTTTATGTTGAATATCCGCAGGGATGGTTAAGCAGCTTTTTAGAAGGAGAAGATAACAAACAAGCCTCATGGCGTACCGATCCGGGTAAAAGCGGGATTGCTGGTGCCATGGGTGATATAGGTACTCACGCCTTTAACCTGGCCGAGTATGTTACCGGCTTACAGGTTACTAAAATTTGTGCCGATATCAATATCGTGGTTGAAGGCCGCAAGCTTGACGACGACGGTGCAGCTTTGTTAAAATTTAACAACGGTGCAAGCGGTGTGCTAACAGCTACCCAAATTGCAGCCGGCGAAGAAAATAATGTGAAGATCAGGGTTTATGGTGAAAAAGGCGGTTTAGAATGGCACCAGAGCGATGCTAACTCGTTAACCGTAATGTACACCGATAAACCTGCCGAAACCTGGCGCACCGGTGGAGGTTATACCAGCTCATTCGCGCAGCATAATACGCGTACACCTGCCGGCCACCCGGAAGGTTACCTGGAGGCATTTGCCAACCTTTACCGCAATTTTGCTTTAACTGTTAAAGCTGGTTTGGAAGGTAAGGAAGCTACTCCTGAGGAGTTGGACTTCCCGGGTATCGAAGAAGGTATTCGCGGAATGGCTTTCATTGAAAATGTGATCGCTTCGGGCAAATCAGATACCAAGTGGACTAATTTTACTATTTAA
- a CDS encoding gluconate 2-dehydrogenase subunit 3 family protein has product MNRREAIGRVGLILGGTIIGAEFFISGCKSSSPKVNDLFTQDDVALMDEIGETILPATSTPGAKAAEIGKFMTVMVQDCYKADDQKIFTKGLKDLNDASDKKFGKKFMEATPEQRTELLTELDKEQKAYTKTKKPEDPNHYFRMLKELTLLGFFTSKPGATQALRYIAVPGKYDGNLPYKKGDKAWAT; this is encoded by the coding sequence ATGAATAGAAGAGAAGCGATAGGCAGGGTAGGTTTGATCCTTGGCGGTACCATCATCGGCGCCGAGTTCTTCATCTCCGGATGTAAATCATCTTCGCCAAAAGTAAACGACCTTTTTACACAGGATGATGTGGCCCTGATGGATGAAATTGGTGAAACCATTTTACCCGCAACTTCAACCCCGGGTGCTAAAGCTGCCGAAATTGGTAAATTTATGACGGTAATGGTACAGGATTGCTACAAGGCCGACGATCAGAAAATTTTCACCAAAGGCCTTAAAGACCTTAATGATGCAAGCGACAAGAAATTTGGTAAAAAGTTCATGGAGGCTACTCCCGAGCAACGTACCGAACTGTTAACCGAGCTTGACAAAGAACAAAAAGCATATACCAAAACAAAAAAACCGGAAGATCCTAACCATTACTTCAGGATGTTGAAAGAATTAACCCTGCTGGGTTTCTTCACTTCAAAGCCGGGTGCCACACAGGCATTGCGTTATATAGCCGTTCCTGGTAAATATGACGGTAACCTGCCATACAAAAAAGGTGATAAAGCCTGGGCAACCTAA
- a CDS encoding Gfo/Idh/MocA family oxidoreductase — protein MTEEKDKTPNPSRRQFIKSSAIAAAGFMIVPRHVLGGKGFIAPSDKLLIAGVGAGGKGQSDIANFYKSGKAEIAFLCDVDDRRSARSRSDFPKAKYYKDWREMFDKEHKHFDAVSVSTPDHNHAIITYNAMQLNKHVYVQKPLTHDIWEARMLTEAAKKYKVVTQMGNQGASNDGTRLLSEWYDADLIGDVHTVYCWTNRPVWPQGIAWPPPQQNIPKELDWDLWLGTAPKKDYVDKLVPFNWRGWWDYGTGALGDMGCHLVEAPFRVLGIQYAKDVQASVGSVYVDEFKEGHFPESCPPSSHITLTFPKTEKTKGDVTLHWMDGGIQPERPIELLASENFGGEEGNGTLFIGTKGKMYASTYSDAPTLLPKSLTKDAKAPQKWARVQGGANGHYAQWVEGCIAGYGKTELSSSFDKAGPLTEALLMANLAVRGHELQGGRVKLVWDNQAMKVTNFDAVNQYIKRDYREGFVLKA, from the coding sequence ATGACTGAAGAAAAGGACAAAACCCCAAACCCGTCAAGACGGCAATTTATTAAAAGCAGCGCCATAGCGGCCGCTGGTTTTATGATAGTTCCGCGCCATGTTTTGGGCGGTAAAGGTTTTATAGCTCCAAGCGATAAGTTATTGATTGCCGGCGTAGGTGCCGGTGGTAAAGGGCAAAGCGATATTGCTAATTTTTACAAAAGCGGTAAAGCCGAGATCGCCTTCCTGTGCGATGTTGACGACCGCAGATCGGCAAGATCACGCAGCGATTTTCCTAAGGCAAAGTATTATAAAGACTGGCGCGAGATGTTTGACAAAGAACACAAACATTTTGATGCGGTATCGGTTTCAACGCCCGATCATAACCACGCCATTATTACCTATAATGCTATGCAGCTGAATAAACACGTATATGTTCAGAAACCGCTGACGCATGATATTTGGGAAGCCCGTATGTTAACTGAGGCTGCCAAAAAATATAAAGTGGTTACACAAATGGGTAACCAGGGTGCATCAAACGATGGTACCCGTTTGCTTTCAGAATGGTATGATGCCGACCTGATTGGCGATGTGCACACCGTTTACTGCTGGACAAACCGCCCCGTTTGGCCGCAAGGTATTGCATGGCCGCCACCACAGCAAAATATCCCTAAAGAATTGGATTGGGACCTGTGGTTAGGTACTGCGCCTAAAAAAGATTATGTTGATAAACTGGTACCATTCAACTGGCGTGGCTGGTGGGATTACGGTACCGGCGCCCTTGGCGATATGGGCTGCCACCTTGTTGAAGCGCCTTTCCGCGTGTTGGGTATCCAGTATGCTAAGGATGTGCAGGCCAGTGTTGGCAGTGTTTATGTAGATGAGTTTAAGGAAGGCCACTTCCCTGAAAGCTGTCCTCCGTCAAGCCACATTACCTTAACATTCCCTAAAACTGAAAAAACTAAAGGCGATGTTACCCTGCACTGGATGGACGGTGGTATCCAGCCCGAAAGGCCTATTGAATTACTGGCAAGCGAAAATTTCGGTGGCGAAGAAGGCAACGGTACTTTGTTCATCGGTACCAAGGGAAAAATGTACGCAAGTACTTATTCTGATGCGCCTACTTTATTGCCAAAATCATTAACCAAAGACGCGAAAGCTCCTCAAAAATGGGCACGTGTACAGGGTGGTGCAAACGGGCACTACGCGCAATGGGTTGAAGGCTGTATTGCCGGTTACGGTAAAACAGAGTTAAGCTCATCGTTTGACAAAGCCGGTCCGCTTACTGAAGCATTGCTGATGGCTAACCTTGCGGTACGCGGTCATGAGTTGCAAGGCGGCAGGGTAAAATTGGTATGGGATAACCAGGCCATGAAGGTTACCAACTTTGATGCCGTTAACCAATATATTAAACGCGATTACCGCGAAGGTTTCGTGTTGAAAGCGTAG
- a CDS encoding GMC family oxidoreductase, with product MSANTYDAIVIGSGISGGWAAKELTQKGLKTIMLERGRNIEHIKDYVNATKDPWEFPHRGGRTQKMIDDYPVLKRDYPLNETNLDYWASDKDSPYTEIKRFDWFRGYHVGGRSLMWGRQSYRWADVDFEANLKDGIAVDWPIRYKDIAPWYSYAEQFAGISGNKDGLPILPDGDFMPPMEMNVVEKDVAKRLKEYYKEARHMIIGRTANITVPHNNRTNCQYRNKCWLGCPFGAYFSTQSATLPAAMATGNLTVRPWSIVTKILYDKDTKKAKGVEVLDAETNKTYEYFAKIVFVNASTINSAWILMNSATDVWEGGLGSSSGELGHNLMDHHLNVSAYGRIEGYEDKYYFGRRANGFYIPRYRNLNGEKRDYIRGFGYQGSASREGWSRDIAELNIGGAFKDALTEPGSWHVGMGAFGETLPYHDNKVTIDKTKKDKWGLPVVAIDAELKANELKMRIDMERDGKEMLEAIGAKDVQTASTNPFLGRGIHEMGTARMGRDPKTSVLNQWNQVWDAKNVFVTDGSCMTSAACQNPSLTYMALTARAANYAVDALKKGEI from the coding sequence ATGTCTGCAAACACTTATGACGCAATAGTCATTGGCTCAGGAATTTCAGGCGGGTGGGCTGCCAAGGAACTAACACAAAAGGGTTTGAAAACCATCATGCTTGAGCGTGGCCGTAATATCGAGCACATTAAAGATTACGTAAACGCAACTAAAGACCCATGGGAATTTCCGCACAGAGGCGGCCGTACCCAGAAAATGATTGATGATTACCCGGTTCTTAAACGCGACTATCCTTTAAATGAAACCAACCTCGACTACTGGGCAAGTGATAAAGATAGTCCTTATACAGAAATTAAACGTTTCGACTGGTTCCGTGGTTATCACGTAGGCGGCCGCTCACTGATGTGGGGGCGCCAATCGTACCGCTGGGCTGATGTTGATTTTGAAGCCAACCTGAAAGATGGCATCGCTGTTGACTGGCCTATCCGTTACAAAGACATTGCTCCATGGTACAGCTATGCAGAGCAGTTTGCCGGGATCTCTGGTAATAAAGATGGTTTACCTATCCTTCCTGATGGCGATTTTATGCCGCCTATGGAAATGAACGTGGTAGAAAAAGACGTTGCAAAACGCCTTAAAGAATATTATAAAGAAGCACGCCATATGATCATTGGCCGTACCGCCAACATCACTGTGCCGCATAATAACCGTACCAACTGTCAGTACCGTAACAAATGCTGGTTAGGCTGTCCGTTCGGCGCTTACTTCAGTACCCAATCGGCTACATTGCCTGCAGCTATGGCTACCGGTAATTTAACCGTACGCCCGTGGTCTATTGTTACCAAAATATTGTACGATAAGGATACTAAAAAAGCCAAAGGCGTTGAGGTATTGGATGCTGAAACCAACAAAACATACGAATACTTTGCAAAGATCGTATTTGTAAATGCTTCAACCATTAACTCGGCCTGGATCCTGATGAACTCAGCAACCGACGTTTGGGAAGGCGGCCTGGGCAGCAGCAGCGGCGAACTTGGCCACAACCTGATGGACCACCACCTTAATGTTAGTGCTTATGGCAGGATTGAAGGCTATGAGGATAAATATTATTTCGGTCGCCGTGCAAATGGCTTCTATATCCCGCGCTATCGTAACCTTAACGGCGAAAAGCGTGATTACATCCGCGGTTTCGGTTACCAGGGTTCGGCAAGCCGCGAAGGCTGGAGCCGTGACATTGCCGAACTGAACATAGGCGGTGCATTTAAGGATGCATTGACTGAGCCGGGTTCATGGCATGTAGGTATGGGCGCTTTTGGCGAAACATTGCCTTACCACGATAACAAGGTTACCATCGACAAAACCAAAAAAGATAAATGGGGCTTGCCTGTTGTTGCCATTGATGCCGAATTAAAAGCAAATGAGCTGAAAATGCGTATCGATATGGAAAGGGACGGTAAGGAAATGCTGGAAGCAATTGGCGCTAAAGATGTGCAAACTGCCAGTACTAATCCGTTCCTTGGCCGTGGCATCCATGAAATGGGTACTGCACGTATGGGCCGCGATCCAAAAACTTCAGTATTGAACCAGTGGAACCAGGTTTGGGACGCCAAGAACGTATTTGTTACCGATGGCTCATGTATGACATCGGCAGCATGCCAAAACCCGTCACTTACTTATATGGCGCTAACCGCCCGTGCTGCCAACTATGCAGTTGACGCGCTTAAAAAGGGAGAAATTTAA
- a CDS encoding GMC family oxidoreductase has protein sequence MANLNIDSVKERTFDAIVIGSGMSGGWAAKEFTDKGLKTLILERGRDVKHIKDYPTTNMYPWEFEHRGQLPAAIQDANPIVNRCYAFGESAAHFFVKDAEHPYIQDKPFDWIRGYQVGGKSLLWARQTQRWSDFDFEGPARDGFAVDWPIRYKDIAPWYSYVEKFAGISGNRDGIAELPDGEFLPAFPLNTVEEYFRDHVKSKYKNRHVISARCAHLSTPNQIHLDQGRVQCQRRTICERGCPFGGYFSANATTIPWALKSGHATLRPFSVVESIIYDDKLGKATGVRVIDTNTKEAIDYYAKVIFVNAAALNTNLILLNSKSHRFPNGLGNDSGVLGKYVAFHNYSAHIGAEYDGAKEWTTDGRNPAGGGYIPRFRNVYKQETDFLRGYASGFSAYRFPQRSWDGVGGSLKENLANKELGPWHVGSHMMGETIPKESNFVSLDDKQKDAWGVPLLKMNIDYDDNDEKMKKDYVEQLTEMFTSAGFTNIKAGTDKRAPGLDIHEMGGARMGNDPKTSILNKWNQVHSVKNVFVTDGASMTSTSCQNPSLTYMAFTARAADYAMSEMKKGNLS, from the coding sequence ATGGCTAATTTAAATATCGACAGCGTTAAGGAACGCACTTTTGATGCGATAGTAATTGGCTCGGGTATGAGCGGGGGATGGGCTGCTAAAGAGTTTACCGATAAAGGGCTAAAAACGCTGATATTGGAGCGCGGCCGCGATGTGAAGCACATCAAGGATTACCCTACCACTAATATGTATCCCTGGGAGTTTGAACACCGGGGGCAGTTGCCTGCAGCTATACAAGACGCTAATCCTATTGTAAACCGTTGCTATGCTTTTGGCGAAAGTGCTGCACATTTTTTTGTTAAAGATGCCGAGCACCCTTACATACAGGATAAACCGTTCGATTGGATCCGCGGATACCAGGTTGGCGGTAAATCCCTGCTTTGGGCACGCCAAACCCAGCGCTGGAGCGATTTTGATTTTGAAGGCCCCGCCCGGGATGGTTTCGCGGTGGACTGGCCTATTCGTTATAAAGATATTGCGCCCTGGTATAGCTATGTAGAGAAGTTTGCAGGCATCTCCGGAAACCGTGATGGTATAGCCGAATTGCCGGATGGCGAGTTTCTGCCCGCATTTCCTTTAAATACTGTTGAAGAATATTTTAGAGATCACGTAAAAAGTAAATATAAAAACCGCCACGTGATCAGCGCGCGTTGTGCACATTTATCAACCCCCAACCAGATCCATCTGGATCAGGGCAGGGTACAATGTCAGAGGCGCACTATATGCGAGCGTGGCTGTCCGTTCGGAGGATATTTTAGTGCTAACGCCACTACAATTCCATGGGCTTTAAAATCCGGCCACGCAACGTTAAGGCCGTTTTCGGTAGTAGAATCTATTATATATGATGATAAGCTGGGCAAAGCTACCGGGGTGCGGGTTATTGATACCAATACCAAAGAAGCTATCGACTATTACGCCAAAGTAATATTCGTCAATGCCGCGGCGTTAAATACTAACCTGATATTGCTTAATTCTAAATCGCACCGTTTCCCTAATGGTTTGGGCAATGATAGTGGCGTGCTGGGTAAATATGTAGCCTTTCATAATTATTCGGCCCATATCGGAGCCGAGTATGATGGCGCTAAAGAATGGACAACAGATGGGCGCAATCCTGCCGGTGGGGGCTATATCCCAAGGTTCAGGAACGTATATAAACAGGAAACCGACTTTTTACGCGGCTATGCGTCGGGTTTTAGTGCATACCGTTTCCCGCAGCGCAGCTGGGATGGAGTAGGCGGCAGTCTTAAAGAGAATCTCGCCAATAAAGAACTTGGCCCATGGCATGTAGGGTCGCATATGATGGGCGAAACCATCCCGAAGGAAAGCAATTTTGTAAGCCTTGATGACAAGCAAAAAGATGCCTGGGGCGTACCATTATTAAAGATGAACATTGATTACGACGATAACGATGAAAAGATGAAGAAGGATTATGTGGAGCAGTTAACCGAGATGTTTACCAGTGCAGGCTTTACTAATATTAAAGCCGGTACCGATAAACGCGCCCCCGGTTTGGATATCCATGAAATGGGCGGCGCCCGCATGGGGAATGATCCTAAAACATCGATATTGAACAAATGGAACCAGGTACACAGCGTTAAAAACGTATTTGTTACCGACGGCGCCAGCATGACATCAACCTCATGCCAAAATCCGTCACTAACCTATATGGCCTTTACCGCCCGCGCTGCCGATTATGCCATGAGCGAGATGAAAAAGGGGAACCTCTCCTAA
- a CDS encoding gluconate 2-dehydrogenase subunit 3 family protein has protein sequence MDRRTVIKNLALIIGGAALLPACSQDKAKSKVALKNIDISADQEQLIGNISETVIPKTTTPGAKDLMLHLFVLKMIDDCYRKQEQEAFVTGIGQFNDVVLKQYGKTFNQLDAKTREAFLLDIEKEAKIYSEKTSATGSKKIPTGASSVISKYPGELQAFYFTVKNQTINGYTNSKYFMTNIVVYELVPGRYNARFPYKQKQAV, from the coding sequence ATGGACCGGCGTACCGTCATTAAAAACCTGGCTTTGATAATAGGAGGGGCTGCATTGCTCCCGGCCTGTTCGCAGGATAAAGCAAAATCAAAAGTTGCACTCAAGAATATCGATATCAGTGCCGACCAGGAGCAGTTGATAGGTAATATTTCAGAAACTGTCATCCCTAAAACAACAACGCCCGGGGCTAAAGACCTGATGCTGCATTTATTTGTACTGAAGATGATAGATGACTGCTACAGAAAGCAGGAGCAGGAAGCTTTTGTAACAGGGATCGGCCAGTTTAACGATGTTGTTTTGAAACAATACGGTAAAACGTTTAATCAGCTTGATGCTAAAACCCGTGAGGCATTTTTACTTGACATAGAAAAAGAAGCTAAGATATACAGTGAAAAAACTTCGGCTACAGGCAGTAAAAAAATTCCGACCGGTGCATCGTCAGTAATAAGTAAGTATCCCGGCGAGTTGCAGGCTTTTTACTTCACCGTAAAAAATCAAACCATTAACGGTTACACCAATTCAAAATATTTTATGACCAACATAGTGGTTTATGAGCTTGTGCCGGGCAGGTATAATGCGCGTTTTCCTTATAAACAAAAGCAAGCAGTATAA